A stretch of Fusarium poae strain DAOMC 252244 chromosome 2, whole genome shotgun sequence DNA encodes these proteins:
- a CDS encoding hypothetical protein (TransMembrane:12 (i36-57o77-100i107-126o132-154i166-186o198-217i287-309o325-346i353-372o384-406i426-448o454-472i)): protein MAVDKNTSSGPSLGGIMAVLPNPTTPWYKQSHLAKLNGLILGLVCFQSAIGYDGSLLNSLQSFPQWNTFMGNPTGEWSGFINCTYFIGFIAACPPSSWLANKYGRRMPIFLAFIPLAIGVGLQTSAQSRAQWIAGRFILGLPTGMFATAVPLLITEIAYPSQRSVVSALMNCNYFVGGIIASWASYGTRNYDDWAWRIPTLLQIALPLVGLPALIMVEESPRWLVSIGREEEARRILAKLHAGGDVNHPLVDFELHEITTAIESEKQATKSTSYMTLVSTKAHRRRFFITLTLAIYCQWVGNGVVSYYLSTVLSTVGITSVTDQTLINGCLQIWSLIAACTGAMCVERLGRRPLLLLSCAIMLVSFILITALSGSFASTGSKPVGITMIPFIFLFNAGYGVAITPLQVAYPLELWPFQLRSRGMSALWMIMISALIFNVFVNPIALAAIGWKYYIVYVVLLVSYGLVIFFFYPETKGRTLEEISVVFGDAPEGLYETENSTKVTEKADVKHLD from the exons ATGGCTGTGGACAAAAACACAAGCTCTGGGCCCTCCCTAGGGGGTATTATGGCGGTTTTGCCAAATCCTACCACACCCTGGTATAAGCAGAGCCATCTGGCGAAACTCAATGGGTTGatccttggccttgtctgCTTTC AGTCGGCAATCGGATATGACGGCAGTCTGCTCAACTCGCTGCAGTCTTTCCCTCAGTGGAACACCTTTATGGGAAACCCCACTGGCGAATGGTCAGGCTTCATCAACTGTACTTACTTTATAGGCTTCATCGCTGCTTGTCCGCCTAGCTCATGGCTTGCCAACAAGTACGGTCGTCGTATGCCAATCTTCCTTGCCTTCATCCCACTTGCAATTGGCGTCGGTCTCCAAACGAGTGCCCAGTCAAGAGCTCAATGGATCGCAGGTCGTTTCATCCTCGGCCTGCCGACTGGAATGTTCGCGACCGCAGTGCCTCTGCTGATCACTGAGATCGCCTACCCTAGCCAGCGAAGTGTTGTCTCCGCTTTGATGAACTGCAACTACTTCGTTGGTGGCATCATcgcttcttgggcttcttaCGGCACGAGAAACTACGATGACTGGGCATGGAGGATCCCTACTCTTCTCCAGATTGCATTGCCCCTTGTGGGACTTCCGGCCTTGATCATGGTTGAGGAAAGCCCTAGATGGCTTGTGTCTATTGGACGGGAAGAGGAAGCTCGTCGTATCTTGGCCAAGTTGCATGCT GGCGGTGATGTAAACCATCCTCTTGTCGACTTTGAACTTCACGAAATCACTACCGCTATCGAGTCTGAGAAGCAAGCCACGAAATCCACCTCTTACATGACCCTCGTGTCTACAAAAGCTCACCGAAGACGATTCTTCATCACACTCACCCTCGCCATCTACTGCCAATGGGTCGGCAACGGAGTTGTCAGCTACTACCTCTCTACCGTCCTCAGCACAGTTGGTATTACCAGCGTTACTGACCAGACTCTGATCAATGGATGCCTCCAGATCTGGAGTTTGATCGCCGCATGCACTGGTGCCATGTGTGTTGAACGGTTGGGGAGACGTCCCCTTCTCTTGCTGTCTTGTGCAATTATGCTAGTCAGCTTCATCTTGATCACTGCTTTGTCAGGAAGCTTTGCAAGCACTGGATCCAAGCCTGTCGGAATCACAATGATTCCCTTTATCTTTCTTTTCAACGCCGGTTACGGTGTTGCCAT TACTCCACTCCAAGTCGCGTACCCCCTTGAGCTGTGGCCCTTCCAGCTGCGTAGTCGTGGTATGTCTGCACTCTGGATGATCATGATTTCCGCTCTTATCTTCAACGTGTTTGTCAACCCGATTGCATTAGCGGCTATTGGCTGGAAATACTACATCGTATATGTGGTTCTTCTCGTTTCATATGGTCTCgttatctttttcttctacCCAGAAACTAAGGGACGCACACTCGAGGAGATCTCTGTTGTATTTGGTGACGCACCCGAAGGCTTGTACGAGACAGAGAACTCGACTAAAGTAACGGAGAAGGCGGATGTCAAGCATCTGGATTAA
- a CDS encoding hypothetical protein (SECRETED:SignalP(1-19)~CAZy:AA7) has translation MQGSRLSWLLAALVPFTLGQTIDIDGEAVPADERNVAPAWAKPMAAASRNSFVESAPQLTDAVLANLTDLNMSDIELFYFADTKTSSKRHTASDSKCKIFPGDKAFPNKFIWNVLDLLTGGALISTVPLGSACYKGEHYDKEKCSRLQESWHNSTTHIDDPTSVMSPLFQGATCEPSNAESGSKCTIGGFPLYSIKATNVAQIQLAVNFARSLNLRLVVHNTGHDFLGKSTGAGALSIWTHYLKDVKFTKNYRGASSYTGPAFKIGAGVQVKDLYEAADREGYTAVGGECRDVGVAGGYLPGGGHSPLSPIAGLAADQLLSADIVTPDGRFLTANENQNTDLFWAIRGGGPATWGVVVSMTVRVYPKMSFAGMTWSVNTKEVGISEEALFKALEAYWRRFPEYSDKKSYGYSFLFPAGNGSYLWTMNPWMIPNISLAEFKKMVQPLLDEWKELGVDPKPEFFQHDSFYPAWKKHFPAENVGNYNGRSGSRLIPRKNWDDSKLLDKTIETLKSILSEDGVLIIYNINAEQTKETPPNSANPAWRDANMFVITALNWDVNDSEEKIAEVNNKITFDIMERLKAVTPGGGGYGNEGDVMDPDFGQSFFGSNYEKLYQLKQKIDPHGVFYAPTAVGSEDWYITGQPAYVTKQTGRLCRK, from the exons ATGCAAGGCTCTCGCCTTTCGTGGCTACTTGCCGCGCTTGTCCCCTTCACCCTTGGCCAGACGATCGACATCGACGGCGAGGCGGTTC CCGCTGATGAGAGAAATGTGGCCCCTGCTTGGGCAAAGCCAATGGCGGCAGCCTCCAGGAACTCTTTTGTCGAGAGTGCTCCTCAATTGACTGATGCTGTGCTCGCCAACCTCACAGATCTGAACATGAGTGACATCGAACTCTTCTACTTTGCCGACACCAAGACTTCCAGTAAACGTCACACTGCTTCTGACTCAAAGTGCAAGATCTTCCCTGGCGACAAGGCATTCCCCAACAAGTTCATCTGGAATGTCCTCGATCTTCTTACCGGAGGTGCACTCATCAGTACCGTCCCTCTCGGTTCGGCTTGCTACAAGGGAGAGCACTATGACAAGGAAAAGTGTTCGCGGCTGCAAGAATCATGGCATAATTCAACCACACA TATTGATGATCCCACTTCGGTCATGTCACCTCTCTTCCAGGGTGCCACCTGTGAACCCAGCAATGCTGAATCTGGCTCGAAATGCACCATTGGAGGCTTCCCTTTGTACTCTATCAAGGCCACCAATGTTGCTCAGATTCAGCTGGCAGTTAACTTTGCCCGCAGCTTGAATCTTCGACTTGTTGTACACAACACTGGTCATGATTTCCTTGGAAAGAGcactggtgctggtgctctTAGCATCTGGACTCATTACCTGAAGGATGTCAAGTTCACCAAGAACTACCGTGGTGCCAGTAGCTATACTGGTCCTGCGtttaagatcggtgctggtGTCCAAGTCAAGGACTTATACGAGGCTGCTGACCGTGAAGGCTACACTGCTGTTGGCGGAGAATGTCGC GATGTCGGTGTGGCTGGTGGATACCTTCCTGGAGGTGGTCACTCTCCCCTCAGCCCCATCGCTGGTCTCGCTGCCGATCAGCTTCTGAGTGCTGACATTGTCACGCCCGACGGTCGTTTCCTCACTGCTAACGAGAATCAAAACACTGACCTCTTCTGGGCCATCCGTGGTGGTGGTCCTGCCACATGGGGTGTCGTTGTCTCCATGACTGTCCGAGTCTACCCCAAGATGTCCTTTGCCGGTATGACCTGGAGTGTCAACACCAAGGAGGTCGGCATCTCTGAGGAGGCCCTTTTCAAGGCGCTTGAAGCTTACTGGCGTCGATTCCCCGAGTACTCTGACAAGAAGAGCTACGGCTACAGTTTCCTCTTCCCTGCTGGCAATGGCAGTTACCTCTGGACTATGAACCCTTGGATGATCCCCAACATTTCCTTGGCTGAGTTCAAGAAGATGGTTCAGCCTCTTCTTGATGAGTGGAAGGAGCTTGGTGTTGACCCGAAGCCCGAGTTCTTCCAGCACGACAGCTTCTATCCTGCCTGGAAGAAGCACTTCCCTGCAGAAAATGTCGGTAACTACAACGGCCGATCTGGTTCTCGCCTTATCCCTCGTAAGAATTGGGATGACTCTAAgcttctcgacaagaccATCGAGACTCTGAAGAGCATTCTTTCTGAAGATGGTGTCTTGATTATCTACAACATCAACGCTGAGCAGACAAAGGAGACTCCTCCCAACTCTGCTAATCCTGCATGGCGTGACGCCAACATGTTTGTCATTACAGCCCTCAACTGGGACGTCAATGACTCCGAGGAGAAAATTGCCGAAGTAAACAACAAGATCACTTTTGATATTATGGAGCGTCTCAAGGCTGTGACTCCCGGTGGCGGCGGTTATGGTAACGAGGGTGACGTGATGGATCCGGACTTTGGCCAATCTTTCTTCGGATCCAACTACGAGAAGCTGTACCAGTTGAAGCAGAAGATTGATCCACATGGTGTTTTCTATGCTCCTACCGCTGTTGGTAGCGAGGACTGGTACATCACTGGCCAGCCGGCTTATGTGACCAAACAGACTGGTCGACTGTGCCGCAAATAG
- a CDS encoding hypothetical protein (TransMembrane:7 (o31-51i63-83o114-135i147-170o190-212i224-246o266-286i)), whose amino-acid sequence MDSSSLYPRTGPPPFPNPTTLPTTPLQQKGLAALFIFPSLSILIVSMRIYSRVTSRTTGLDDYLILGALLFALLMIGPLYMFIKLNYWGFRAYDVPKDLDLAAGFWWNFLVQMFYNPVLALVKASILVFLLRLGGHKTNVRYAIHGLNIFNALHAVAIFFTALFQCWPIAANWDFPLRDEPGVKCVSNWFHVIASCITIVTDFLVVALPFWIFLGLTMRWATKIAVLSVFVLGSAVGIIAIVRVISIHHQLVEGPDPGEDTFYTVLPVWGAIETNIAIISASIPALRPLFRRWFPALFGGSSGVTSGTPYGDRYGNNSRGTHGLRSHNHDNIHLKDLRGARNQRTEIRSVSPTGSEEEIMTYNGIMRTTNINVAYEDTSKCNLAETGTTESRTSSEARYGSKMPEARSGV is encoded by the exons ATGGATTCATCCAGTCTTTACCCTCGAACGGGACCGCCGCCGTTTCCCAATCCCACGACGCTCCCGACGACGCCACTCCAGCAGAAGGGCCTTGCAGCTCTGTTCATATTCCCGAGTCTATCTATACTGATCGTGTCAATGCGCATATACAGTCGCGTGACCTCACGGACGACGGGTCTCG ATGACTACCTCATTCTGGGGGCACTT CTATTTGCTTTGCTTATgattggacccttgtataTGT TCATAAAACTCAACTACTGGGGATTCAGAGCCTACGACGTGCCAAAAGACCTCGACCTCGCTGCTGGTTTTTGGTGGAATTTCCTTGTGCAGATGTTCTACAACCCTGTTCTGGCCCTCGTCAAAGCATCCATTCTTGTCTTCCTTCTCCGACTCGGCGGCCACAAAACAAACGTGCGATATGCTATCCACGGACTCAATATCTTCAATGCTCTGCACGCCgttgccatcttcttcactgCACTCTTCCAATGCTGGCCAATTGCAGCAAACTGGGATTTCCCCTTGCGTGACGAGCCGGGTGTCAAGTGCGTTAGCAACTGGTTCCATGTCATTGCATCGTGTATCACCATCGTGACGGACTTTCTCGTTGTCGCGCTGCCTTTTTGGATCTTTTTGGGTCTTACCATGCGATGGGCGACCAAGATTGCTGTTCTTAGCGTGTTTGTGTTGGGTAGTGC CGTTGGTATCATTGCTATCGTTAGAGTCATCTCAATTCACCACCAACTCGTAGAAGGACCCGACCCGGGTGAAGATACCTTCTATACTGTCCTTCCTGTATGGGGAGCGATCGAAACGAACATCGCTATCATATCCGCCTCGATCCCTGCTCTACGGCCACTATTCCGACGCTGGTTCCCTGCACTCTTTGGTGGAAGCTCCGGAGTAACATCTGGCACACCATATGGCGATCGATATGGAAACAATAGTCGAGGAACACATGGTTTGCGATCACATAACCATGACAACATACATCTCAAGGACTTGCGAGGAGCTAGAAACCAACGAACTGAGATCCGAAGCGTGTCACCAACGGGTTCAGAAGAGGAGATCATGACGTATAATGGGATCATGCGGACGACGAATATTAATGTTGCGTATGAGGATACATCAAAATGTAATCTTGCAGAAACTGGAACAACAGAGTCGAGAACTTCTAGCGAGGCGCGATATGGAAGTAAAATGCCAGAGGCTAGATCTGGCGTATGA
- a CDS encoding hypothetical protein (SECRETED:SignalP(1-22)~CAZy:AA7) has product MRFTTMLAAAATVWATTATCAATPFIRSDTTGTCSEDLGKLGKKLSNSSKIYCPGSPEFEKATTRWSVLDAPKVNIVVVPGTEQDVATTVKYANDKSLPFLAYNTAHGAITTLGRMDHGIEIYLNQLNTVEVATDGKTVTIGGGTQSKKVTDTLWAANKQTVTGTCECVSYMGPGLGGGHGWLQGHHGIIADQWVSLNIVLADGSFKTINKDSDLWWALKGAGHNFGIVTSITSKVYEIQHRDWAIETLVFSGEHVEQLYHTANEHLLRKQPEGLINWSYWVHDPTADPESPIILFWFIQEGVKTIDPEISKPFHDLKPLAISPESGDYRDLAKWTQIDIDAAPCQKNGLVNPRFPLYLQEYNVAAMKNAWDLFAAETGPESPFSTSIFMFESYSTHAVRSTEAKDSAFAFRHENILTAPLITYKPGDAALDKKAAKLGNDLRGILHRESGQWDMSVYVNYAFGNEKPSDWYGSETWRQERLRSLKNKYDPDGKFSFFGPIA; this is encoded by the exons ATGCGTTTCACTACTAtgcttgctgctgctgctacaGTATGGGCTACCACAGCAACATGCGCAGCCACTCCGTTCATTCGTAGTGATACTACTGGCACGTGCTCCGAAGATCTTGGGAAACTAGGCAAGAAGCTGTCAAACTCATCCAAGATCTACTGCCCTGGATCGCCCGAGTTTGAGAAGGCTACTACTCGCTGGTCTGTCCTGGACGCACCCAAAGTCAACATTGTAGTTGTTCCCGGAACCGAACAGGATGTTGCAACAACA GTCAAGTACGCCAACGACAAGAGCTTACCTTTTCTCGCCTACAATACGGCCCATGGAGCAATTACAACTCTTGGACGAATGGACCATGGCATCGAGATCTACCTGAACCAATTGAACACAGTCGAAGTCGCAACAGATGGCAAGACTGTTACTATTGGTGGTGGTACGCAGTCTAAGAAAGTTACAGACACCCTTTGGGCAGCCAACAAGCAGACCG TGACTGGAACCTGCGAGTGCGTCAGCTATATGGGTCCTGGCCTCGGAGGAGGACACGGTTGGCTCCAAGGCCATCACGGTATTATCGCAGATCAGTGGGTCTCTTTGAATATCGTCCTGGCCGATGGCTCCTTCAAGACCATTAACAAGGACTCTGATCTTTGGTGGGCCCTCAAAGGTGCTGGCCATAACTTTGGAATTGTGACTTCCATCACGTCCAAGGTCTATGAGATCCAGCACCGCGACTGGGCCATTGAGACTCTTGTTTTTAGCGGCGAACATGTTGAGCAGCTTTACCACACTGCGAATGAGCATCTGCTCCGCAAACAACCCGAGGGTCTCATCAACTGGAGTTACTGGGTGCACGACCCTACTGCTGACCCTGAGAGC CCGATCATCCTTTTCTGGTTTATTCAAGAGGGCGTCAAGACCATCGACCCCGAAATCTCCAAGCCCTTCCATGACCTCAAGCCCCTTGCCATTAGTCCCGAATCTGGTGACTACCGTGACCTGGCCAAATGGACTCAGATTGATATCGACGCTGCTCCATGCCAGAAAAACGGCCTCGTCAACCCCCGTTTCCCTCTGTATCTTCAGGAATACAATGTCGCCGCCATGAAGAACGCATGGGATCTCTTTGCTGCCGAGACTGGCCCTGAGTCTCCCTTCAGCACTTCCATCTTTATGTTCGAATCGTACTCTACTCATGCCGTGCGTAGTACCGAAGCAAAGGACTCTGCTTTTGCCTTCCGTCATGAGAACATTCTTACTGCTCCTCTGATTACTTACAAGCCTGGTGATGCTGCGCTGGACAAGAAGGCTGCCAAGCTTGGAAACGACCTACGTGGTATTCTCCATAGAGAATCTGGTCAGTGGGATATGAGTGTCTATGTCAACTATGCTTTCGGTAATGAGAAGCCTAGTGATTGGTACGGAAGTGAGACCTGGAGACAAGAGCGTCTACGGAGCTTGAAGAACAAGTACGATCCTGATGGCAAGTTTAGCTTCTTTGGTCCAATTGCGTAA
- a CDS encoding hypothetical protein (TransMembrane:6 (i12-33o71-93i105-127o154-176i188-210o230-250i)), whose amino-acid sequence MRVDGFRSLKAEDYLMVLSIIFYTIQTTLAYNIGTLAHGLANNGISNAERAAISPSDPEYDLRVIGSKIQVAGWTIYSALIWSLKLSMLYFYTRLTNGLGRRYRIRIYVGFGLVIGTFVATMIAIFAGCRPFSNYWQITPDPGNSCQAAISKPIVWASFASNVSTDIYLIAIPLPMLWGSSLKTIKKIASSIVLGSGIFVLVCATLKSVFVLIDPVHGAQLAGVWGTREAFVAVMTTNLPILFPLFRIWLTPVFGSILRSSHQTSYQYPTGFQTIGGGGRSGKTSDPSRRGPLTANPISGNMSFNNSEERIVKVEAHGMTDLDHGGNSGVQKGIMVSNMVKIVLEDKKDGGSRGRSDSERSW is encoded by the exons ATGAGAGTGGATGGCTTCAGAAGTCTTAAAGCTGAAGATTACTTGATGGTTCTAAGTATT ATCTTCTACACCATCCAGACGACCCTCGCCTACAACATTGGGACACTTGCGCATGGTCTTGCCAACAATGGGATTTCAAACGCAGAACGTGCTGCGATATCGCCTAGTGATCCAGAATATGATCTCAG GGTCATCGGCTCCAAAATCCAGGTGGCAGGCTGGACCATCTACTCAGCCCTCATTTGGTCCTTGAAGTTATCCATGCTTTACTTTTATACTCGCCTTACG AACGGTCTCGGGCGACGGTATCGCATCCGTATATATGTTGGGTTCGGGTTGGTGATTGGTACCTTTGTCGCAACCATGATAGCAATTTTCGCTGGATGTCGGCCGTTCAGTAACTACTGGCAGATCACCCCAGATCCCGGCA ATTCTTGTCAAGCCGCCATTTCGAAACCCATCGTCTGGGCCTCATTTGCCTCTAACGTCTCGACTGACATATATTTGATCGCCATTCCGCTTCCGATGCTCTGGGGATCTAGTCTTAAGACGATAAAGAAGATCGCCTCCAGCATTGTCCTTGGTTCGGGTATTTTTGTGCTCGTCTGCGCCACCTTGAAAAGTGTTTTCGTTTTAATA GACCCTGTCCATGGAGCTCAGCTGGCTGGCGTTTGGGGTACACGTGAAGCCTTCGTCGCCGTAATGACAACTAATCTACCAATTCTGTTCCCACTGTTCAGAATTTGGCTCACACCAGTTTTCGGAAGTATACTACGCTCTTCGCACCAGACATCATATCAGTATCCCACCGGATTTCAGACTATCGGTGGTGGGGGCCGAAGTGGCAAGACTAGTGACCCCAGTCGTCGAGGGCCCCTGACTGCAAACCCAATATCGGGAAACATGTCGTTCAATAACAGTGAGGAGCGCATTGTCAAGGTAGAGGCGCACGGCATGACCGACTTGGATCATGGAGGAAACAGCGGCGTTCAAAAGGGTATCATGGTTTCGAACATGGTGAAGATAGTTCTTGAAGATAAAAAGGATGGAGGAAGTCGAGGCAGAAGTGACTCTGAGAGGTCATGGTAG
- a CDS encoding hypothetical protein (SECRETED:SignalP(1-17)): MHFSAFLASVMATSAMASPHYKVVTEYAYVTKVVTAGAEQPKPTFVYEKPAPVEVKPTTLRWVKKPRQTNVQAPQPTYVSAPVEDEEPATEQPEKKEPSSGSGSGSLTADQQKAVDLHNEARKAVGNGPLEWDDSLVSGAQEWADHIASLGSLTHSQGKDGENLYMGTTDTPFADAIDAFLSEKSLYNGETISGSNYMSFGHYTQCIWKSTTKVGMAVAKGNDGASYVVARYQEPGNMIGDKPY, translated from the exons ATGCATTTCTCCGCCTTCCTCGCTTCCGTCATGGCCACCAGTGCCATGGCCTCTCCTCACTACAAGGTCGTCACCGAGTACGCCTACGTTACCAAGGTCGTTACCGCCGGCGCCGAGCAGCCCAAGCCAACCTTTGTTTATGAGAAGCCTGCCCCCGTCGAGGTCAAGCCTACAACTCTCCGCTGGGTTAAGAAGCCTAGACAGACCAACGTCCAAGCCCCTCAACCCACATACGTCTCGGCCCCTGTCGAGGACGAGGAGCCCGCTACTGAGCAgcccgagaagaaggagcctAGCTCCGGCTCTGGTTCCGGCTCTTTGACCGCCGACCAGCAGAAGGCTGTCGATCTCCACAACGAGGCTCGCAAGGCTGTCGGTAACGGCCCTCTCGAGTGGGATGACTCCCTCGTTTCCGGTGCCCAAGAGTGGGCTGACCACATCGCCTCTCTCGGCAGCCTTACCCACTCCCAGGGTAAGGACGGTGAGAACCTCTACATGGGTACCACCGACACCCCCTTCGCCGACGCCATCGACGCTTTCCTTAGCGAGAAGAGCCTCTACAACGGCGAGACCATCTCCGGCTCCAACTACATGAGCTTCGGTCACTACACCCAGTGCATCTGGAAGTCTACCACCAAGGTCGGCATGGCTGTCGCCAAGGGCAACGACGGTGCTTCTTACGTCGTCGCCCGCTACCAGGAGCCTGGTAACAT GATCGGCGACAAGCCCTACTAA
- the PRB1_1 gene encoding proteinase B (SECRETED:SignalP(1-20)~MEROPS:MER0000328), with translation MTSFRRLALYLGALLPAVLAAPTEKRQELTAAPDKYIITLKPEASETKVEAHLNWVSDVHRRSLNKRDTSGVEKKFNISSWNAYSGEFDKATIDEIKKSPEVAFVEPDYTVYLDFETEELSDRALTTQSGAPWGLASISRRTSGGSTYTYDTTAGSGAYGYVVDSGINVDHRDFGGRASLGYNAVGGAHTDTLGHGTHVAGTIASSTYGVAKRANVISVKVFAGASGSTSTILAGFNWAVNDITSKGRTGRSVINLSLGGPASQTWTTAINAAYNSGVLSVVAAGNGDNLGRPLPVSGQSPANVPNALTVAAIDSSWRTATFTNYGAGVDVFAPGVSILSTWIGSTSATNSISGTSMACPHVAGLALYLQVLEGLSTPAAVTNRIKALATTGRVTGSLSGSPNLVAFNGASA, from the exons ATGACCAGCTTCCGCCGTCTTGCTCTCTACCTTGGAGCTCTGCTCCCTGCAGTCCTCGCCGCTCCCACTGAGAAGCGACAGGAACTCACTGCCGCTCCTGACAAGTACATCATTACTCTCAAGCCCGAGGCTTCTGAGACCAAGGTTGAGGCTCACTTGAACTGGGTCAGCGATGTCCACCGTCGTAGCCTGAACAAGCGTGACACCTCTGGTGTTGAGAAGAAGTTCAACATCAGCTCCTGGAACGCCTACTCTGGCGAGTTCGACAAGGCTACCATTgatgagatcaagaagagcCCCGAGGTTGCTTTCGTCGAGCCTGACTACACTGTCTACCTCGACTTTGAGACTGAGGAGCTGTCTGACCGTGCTCTGACTACTCAGAGCGGTGCTCCTTGGGGTCTTGCCTCCATCTCCCGCCGAACCTCCGGTGGCAGCACCTACACCTACGACACCACTGCCGGCTCCGGTGCTTACGGTTACGTCGTTGACAGCGGCATTAACGTCGACCACCGGGACTTCGGTGGCCGTGCTTCTCTCGGCTACAACGCTGTCGGTGGTGCCCACACCGACACCCTGGGTCACGGTACCCACGTCGCTGGTACcattgcttcttccaccTATGGTGTTGCTAAGCGC GCCAACGTCATCTCTGTCAAGGTCTTCGCTGGTGCTTCTGGTTCTACCTCTACTATCCTCGCTGGTTTCAACTGGGCTGTCAACGACATCACCTCCAAGGGACGTACCGGCCGCTCCGTCATCAACCTGTCTCTTGGTGGTCCCGCTTCTCAGACCTGGACTACTGCTATCAACGCTGCCTACAACTCTGGTGTTCTCTCCGTTGTTGCTGCCGGTAACGGTGACAATCTCGGCCGCCCTCTTCCCGTCTCCGGCCAGTCTCCTGCCAACGTCCCCAACGCCCTGACCGTTGCTGCCATTGACTCCAGCTGGCGCACTGCCACTTTCACCAACTACGGTGCCGGTGTTGACGTCTTCGCCCCTGGTGTCAGCATCCTCTCCACCTGGATCGGCTCTACCTCTGCTACCAACTCCATCAGCGGTACCTCTATGGCTTGCCCTCACGTTGCTGGTCTTGCTCTCTACCTCCAGGTTCTCGAGGGTCTCTCCACCCCTGCTGCTGTCACCAACCGCATCAAGGCTCTTGCTACCACTGGCCGTGTCACTGGCAGCCTCAGCGGCAGCCCCAACCTGGTCGCCTTCAACGGTGCTTCTGCTTAA
- a CDS encoding hypothetical protein (TransMembrane:2 (o147-166i255-278o)) encodes MPSLNSWYWHFLENYVYAVPEPPPRRRTKPMQVLCVGPPRSGTESLQTALLKLGYDHTYHGWDIVYENPPAASKWFGPVDGNTNITKEDFDQVLGHCVAVTDAAASVFAAELIAAYPEAKVVLNYRKDLDAWHESAIKTLLSVWDSWLIFALSCLGKELFWVWHAYRRFMWPGLFRALDGDIDTGIERNGKWVYKEHCNMIRGLVPKERLLEWTVEDGWEPLCKFLGKPVPDEPFPHVNKATGWDDRIAETSKRYMWSALPGLAMVTTVTVGLGAVAYKTLL; translated from the exons ATGCCATCTCTCAATAGCTGGTATTGGCACTTTCTCGAAAACTATGTCTATGCTGTACCAGAACCTCCTCCACGGCGGCGAACAAAACCCATGCAAGTCTTATGTGTGGGCCCGCCAAGGTCTGGGACTGAGTCCCTTCAGACAGCACTTCTGAAACTCGGATACGATCATACTTATCACGGCTGGGATATCGTTTATGAGAACCCCCCTGCCGCATCAAA ATGGTTTGGACCTGTTGATGGGAATACGAACATCACCAAGGAAGACTTTGATCAAGTTCTTGGCCATTGTGTCGCCGTCACAGATGCTGCAGCATCCGTCTTTGCTGCCGAACTCATTGCTGCGTATCCTGAAGCCAAGGTAGTCCTTAATTACCGCAAAGATCTGGACGCATGGCATGAAAGCGCTATCAAGACCTTGCTCAGTGTTTGGGACAGCTGGCTGATCTTTGCACTTTCCTGCCTTGGAAAGGAGCTGTTCTGGGTGTGGCATGCTTATAGGCGCTTTATGTGGCCTGGTTTGTTCCGAGCTTTGGACGGTGATATTGACACGGGAATAGAGAGGAATGGAAAATGGGTTTACAAAG AACATTGCAACATGATCCGCGGCCTAGTCCCAAAAGAGCGACTTCTGGAGTGGACTGTTGAAGATGGCTGGGAACCCTTGTGCAAGTTCTTGGGCAAGCCAGTTCCAGATGAACCGTTCCCTCATGTCAACAAAGCTACTGGATGGGATGACCGCATAGCTGAGACTAGCAAGAGATATATGTGGAGTGCTCTGCCGGGCTTGGCTATGGTGACTACAGTTACGGTTGGCTTGGGAGCTGTGGCATACAAGACTCTGCTTTGA
- a CDS encoding hypothetical protein (TransMembrane:1 (i78-98o)) translates to MSQDAATQLVNIEKENGVEVTSTSRDKTKVDSFALFERILQRPSGAELAANAERLSAAAKDFRREQDAIQRQKRNERVMNLVILGCATLFLAGIWYWYWFLCGERT, encoded by the coding sequence ATGTCACAAGATGCAGCAACTCAACTCGTAAACATCGAAAAAGAGAACGGAGTCGAAGTCACCTCGACTTCCCGAGACAAAACCAAGGTTGACTCGTTTGCCTTGTTCGAACGAATTTTACAAAGGCCAAGTGGTGCAGAATTGGCTGCCAACGCAGAACGACTTTCCGCTGCAGCAAAAGATTTCCGCCGAGAGCAAGACGCTATTCAAAGACAGAAACGAAATGAACGAGTAATGAATCTCGTTATTTTGGGGTGTGCTACCTTGTTTCTAGCAGGAATATGGTACTGGTACTGGTTCTTATGTGGAGAAAGGACTTGA